The sequence tttttccatctttGGTTGGGAAAAATAACAAACGGACGAGGATGTGTTTGTCGGGAAGGATTTCGTGTAAAATGGTGGTGTCCTTTAGAATTCAAATTTGCAGAGTGTTCCAAATTTATGGCAACTTAAAAACACATAGAGGAAGTTGTATAAGTCTCTTTTGTAAGACTTTGTCACAAATCTATATCTACAAGACAAGTCGATCCGATCtatattttatcattaaaattaatatttttaatttttttctgacTTTGTTTGAATCAGATATTCGTATCACAAAATCGACATTTGAGACAGTTTcacaataatttttgttttggaaGTTAGATGACACTAAACAACTACTAATGACACTTACCAAGAAAACACTTCATTCCATAGATATTCTCAAATATTAAACCACTCTAAGCACGACATGTTTTTGGTAATGACCTTTTTATTCTTcgaattttttagaattttcgcGATTGATAAAAAcagaatgttgaaaataaaccTGTCAATATTAATGacgtaaaaaattttaataacaacATAGATTATAGTAACAATAGTATTAGAGGAATAAATAGGAAttcaacttttatattttataatctgaaaaagCAAACCCATTTGATATTATAGCAAGCATACGAGTGAAGTAGGTTCCACGGAACTTGGAAATTGGGAGATAGTCATTCCAAATtaaaaaagcaataatttcccATTAATTGTCTCTACGCAAGAATAACTGCACCAGAACGGCCCTCCCCCAAACCGGACAAATCTCAGCCATCCCTTTTCCATCCTATTTCGTTCAATCATATCTCAATCTCAAGCCCCATTTCCCTTATAATAATATGTAAAGATCTTGAACATACCATCTTCGAACTATTACATAATCGTGAGTTTATCAGAAATGACATGGTCGAAACTATAAATCATCGTCTCAAAAACGAAATTTTAATATTGTGTTTGTGTGTTAGATTTTGATTCATTGTATAAATTTAgaacacacacatataattcGGTGACATGAAATAAAAGTTATGGATAATTATAGCTTGATCTTGTTGAAATTTAGAAAGTAGACTAgttctcttatgagacggtctcacgaatctttatctgtgagatgggtcaactttaccgatattcacaataaaaagtaatactcttagcataaaaagtaatactttttcatggatgactcaaataagagatccgtctcacaaaatacgacccgtgagaccgtgttacacaaatttttgttaGAAAGTAATCTATGGGAAACTATATAatgttatttattaaaaaaaatacacaaaaccATTTATGAAGAAAATATCTGTTTGAAAAACATGAACTAATCAAGTGCTCCCGAAAAGGATGAGTTACAAGAAGATTTTATGGACTAATCAGTCAGAAGTGGGACAAAACCTATATGGCCCAACTTATTTATTCTATTTTCAATCAAGCACCAATATGCAGTTGAGAATTAggtaatttcattaaataataacaTATTACATGAGCTAGACTAAGAAAATCAACCCCCTTTAATCATGACGACGAGTTGCTTGACAAAGGCAACTTGCGTTTTTTCATACCCAAAATAACCATTAGGTGAAAATCTACCGATTTCCCCCCAAATTACTCATATCATTTAATTAGGTAATTATCGGGTCTAATAAAAAGATAGAAAAACATATTCTCAAATTAAGAATTTGTTGTTCTGTGAATTTTcagattaaatattttatcaagcATGTTATCGCTCAATGGAAACTACAATTAAATGTAATGGAGACCAAGTGAAATCGCACATCTAAATTATGTCACTCactaattatttattgtttgtaAGCTCGAATTTAGTTTATTTGTTAGTCAATTATGAAAGCATATTCTTGAAATTtctagataaaattttattattttaattatgatacttaatataatttaaaatatacattatatatgaaaatgatattcGTACATGCGACAATCACCCAGAAAATTAATTTACGTTTTCTCACGCGACATTTGACCCAAGTCAACTCACGGATCCAACGAATCcagaattatttgaaatttagcGACCCTACCAACTCCAGTAGTAAAAATGTAACCATTTTTATCTTTCTGTTTTCTCATTTTACACCGCCGTTTGGTATAAATATTTGTTGAGAGAGTATGTTAAAAATGACGAAAGAAATAGAcacctatatttttttttattgtattcaCATTAATATATTTGAGTTTAGGAACTATATAATTCAAACTTTTAGTTAATGACTGGTTAGTCTAAAATGGATTTAGTCaagattatattaaattatagaaGACATTGGATTAATAAAAACTTCGATCAACCCGACTCCAAAATCTTCAACAATATTTATTAgacatcacaaaaaaaaaaataaattttctttaatgatcggtcggttttttttttattactcacaaattatttttagaaaaaaagtCATTTCTTCTGTTGAGTAGTAACGAAGgcaattattttattctttggATTTTAGTCTTgtatatcatttaattttcgGTGAAGgataaataatttgaaagcTTTTTTCGCAAAAAAATTACTATTTGGAATGTTTCTAAAATAAAAGAGAGAAATGAGTTGGATAGAGAAAATTCAATTCAATACAGTAAAAATGAGAGAAGTTAAAGatgttacttttattttaaatgttcggTTTCTAAAATAATCGGATCGAATAAATTTAATGACGAACGGACTCAACATCGAatgttacttttattttaaatgttcggTTTCTAAAATAATCGGATCGAATAAATTTACAGACGAACGGACTCAACATcgacatcatataaaatatttttggaaaaatctagaagatttaaaaaaatcgagAGAAATTTagtaattatgcttaaatgttgtaaaaactattttttttttatctaatagataattgaaaatatcacgtaattttgtgatttatttgagtttatttataaaataaccaAATACATTCTGTCATTCTGTTTAAAATTTCTAGTTATTGTACACAAAAAATGTTATCTTGTTTCGTTTGTCAAAGAAACTTACTTATACAAACATGGAAAACACGAATTTTCAAAACACAATATTgctcaataaaattttacaccatataaattttattatattaaataaaatataatttttatatatgatattaaattcgattttttaaaagagtttgtggTCGTGAATGTTTAGATTCCGAATTGTCAAAGGTTGTCCTTACTGCGATAGAGATTTGAGAGGATAACAATGCTTAAACATCAGAAGAATCCAGCTGAGAAGGCGTGACGTGGCGCTGTATTTCGGCGCTATTTTCCTTGGATTCGCTCGAACAATAAACGGCGGTGGACCTTATCACTTATCACAGTATCTAAATCTAAATAATAAGAATTATTCATAcctcaaataataataaacaataacAATTATGAATTAAAGATAATGACAGGTACATGTTAAATCAGGATATTGAttgtttaaatttatatatataattctaaaATCTCAATAACTCAGTTgggtgtatttttttttttaacctcgaTCAACTCTTTTTTTTGAAAACGATCTCTTTAAATGAAATACACTTGAGAAtgtcgttttcttaaaaaaaagattgacagttattatttaactaatttCTCCATTAGTCAGTCAACTAATACATTTTTATACgttcaaaaataaacatttgaaacatgaagagtaaatatattaaaatatgactcATAAAGACAGCACAACACATAAATATAGATATAGACTCTAATCAtgtttaaatgtccatggactTGTGGCTAATTCCATTAAAAAAACCATCTCAGTGAAAAAGATTGTCAAGTCCTTGAGTATAACTTCCAATAACTTAATTCATCTAATGTGAGAAATCAAATATATGACTTATTTTGAtttctttatttatattaaataaaattcatgttCAACGAACGTCATTTTAGAAATATAGCGTTAGCTTACAATCTATTTATACAACTTTAANTTAATTATTGCACAAAAGTGAGACATGCAagtagaatttttattttagagttgaaagatatgttgttcttttttaaaaactatatatatatctatcaaaaaaaaaactatatatatatatatattaagaagTAAGTAATTTAGAGAGTCAATGAATGTGGATTCCTTGTTCTATTCTCCTcagataataaaattaaaatataataaactcACAACTCTAAAAGTAATATTTAAACAACTATACCGAAATAACTACAatttatataaacatttaatattgttaaaaaaatttgtaacaaAATTTCATACATATGACCCATATCGTATCAAGTTGTTGACGTCGTCGTACGATTTAGTTGGTTGGAAGAAACGTAAAATAGTGACACTAGATCTAAATAAATATCCATACCAACGCTTTCTTGGCGAGCCTGTCACACTCACACACTTGATCTTAACACACTAATTATTTAACTTTTTATCTTATGACAATCACTTGATCATAACACACTAATTATTTGTGAAATAGTTTAAATGAGAATCAAAGGAAAATCCCTCGAAGGAAAATAtaattgaatcattttataataactatttaaattaaaaatcatttcaatCTATGATTTGTCTAAAAATTTTCacataagttattttaatttgtttgttatttttcaattaaatctaTCTACATATTATTTAGATCTTATCTGTTactttttaattagttaatattaatattataattaataaactattattttataaataaaattatgtctATAGTCAATTTAATTAGGTTGATGAGATTGTATAAACTAATAATAGAGTGAATATTTGACTAAGAGTGAGAtaatattgaataaataataatatatttggtGGATTGATTAAATGTGatataaaatgataaattacaattttgttattttttattaaaatataaataaaaatataaaaataatatgattgATACAATATAAATCATTATGATTAGATTGACGTTGAACAAACaatcaatatacaaaatttcGAATAAATATTTGGctgtatttaattattaatcatttcaaataaaccaaacacaactttaaaatgcaataaaatattaaatatattcacATAATATATTCCTGCACCCGGTGCACTGAAAATCTGCCAAAAAAATATCAGATTTAGTGACCAATTAAAAGGCATGGTTAGAAATTGACCAGATAGGGTTGAAACTAACCATGGTTAGCCTCTCTCGGTTTAACTTCGAGGATATAAATCGGACCCATTGACGCTCCATTTCCTCATCACCTTCTCCTTCGTTTATTCGCCCATACTTGCCTGTGTAATGGTCGAGCAATCAATTTCAtcttcctttttgcattagcttCCAAAATCAGTGTCCTCGAAATCCTGCAGTTGAAAGGTATATTGATATCTTTTTAAcatgttttctttttaaaattaatgtttcACATCCAATATAATAACTCTTAATGCAGCGAGAATCAATGGCGGCGAATGGTTCAGGACGTGTGACTTTGAGCAAGGGCAGCGCCGGCTGGAACGGGCTGCCGAAGATTCATACGGAGAAGAGAGCCGAGGGTATATGCCATGACGATAGTACGACGCCGGTGAAGGCTCAGACGATAGACGAACTTCATTCTCTTCAGAGAAAGAAATCGGCTCCGACCACTCCTATCAATTTTGGGGCTCAAGCACCATTTACTCTGTCGGAAGAGGAACGCCACAAGCAGCAACTCCAGTCAATCAGGTACAATTGATTTGACAAATTTAATGACTTCTCATTCTCCCGATCTTTTTCTTTATGCTGATCCTTCATCGAGGTGAGAAAATTTGTTGCGACTATTtagatcaaaataaataattatttgcgttgccaaaattttgaattgataatttggtACGGAGATTATTTGGTTTaatgttaattttaaatttctccGTTAGTATGTCCAATCAATTATGTTATGTCTTTTCATATGAACTCTTTACCTACGTTGAATCCTGATACGAATATCGACTGGAATATAAGATTTAAAGACAGAACTTGTCTATGCAGAGAGTTGCCAGTTTCCATGCCGCTGGTGGATCGCGTGTCAGTGCATTGAAATGAGATATAAATTAAGAATAAGGAACcactaaaatattttcctttatttAGTTTTCTCAAAAACTGTAGATATTCAAGTCCcagaaaatagaaaaataaaataaaatcgatATGCATAATTGGATTTTCacttaaaaaaattgagtttgTTTCTGGTGTTAGTTAGTAGTTCAGACATCAGATCTGTTGTCATATGTTCTATGTATTTGTtacattttgagaaaaaaatgaaCTCTAAAATAAAAGGGGATAGAAGTTGCAAATTGGAGAAGTCAACATCttttttaattcaagttataGCTCGAGAAAGTCAgcaaatctttattttaacttttttataTGTAGtgtcaaaataatattttattttgatgttcaTCTTTTGCGTCTCTCTCTTAAATGAACTTTGTATCCCTTGCCGAAGTCAAGAAAATCATGAAATAGCTTGATTGTTGGTATATTGTAAACAGTACTTCGTTAGCATCGCTGACCAGAGAGACTGGACCGAAGGTGGTGAAAGGAGATCCTGCTAGGCAATCGGAGACCCCACGCGTTTCTCATGTGAGCCACCCCGATTTTACCCCCACCACTGACGTCAGTGACAGCTCTCTGAAATTCACTCATGTCCTCTACAACCTTTCTCCTGGAGGTAATATCACTTAAAAATATGGGGCATTTGGTCCTGTTTTCAATTGCTTGCGAGACGAAAGTTTTGGGAAATAGTCTTTGAAAGGATTTCGAAAGTGTGTTGTATAAAATTTTGGAAGATCGATGTGGTGCTTAACTATTCAAAAGTTCATTTGCAATAGTTTTGAAATAgagtatttgttttttttttttaaaaaagaaaaatagtgTTGAAATGTTAAAAAGTGAATGAGTTTGTGAGGGTGGAAGTCGATCGACTTTTAGAAAACAGAGGTTTTACATAACTCATAGGTATTGGGGGTAACCAAAGTTTGATCAATTTACTTTTCGAAATTTGTGTGATTAACCTTGTTGCTTGTTTAAACGCAGAGCTATATGAACAAGCCATAAAATATGAGAAGGGGTCTTTCATTACATCTAGCGGTGCTTTGGCAACGCTTTCCGGGGCTAAGACCGGCCGCTCTCCCAAGGACAAACGTGTCGTCAGGGATGAGAGTACCGAGGATGTTCTTTGGTGGGGAAAGTACGTATCTCTCGCTTTTAACCAGAAAATTACGTGGTTTTTGTCCAGTTAATGTTTCGCTATTGCTGATCACGTTATCTGCGTTGTGTTCAGGGGATCACCGAACATTGAAATGGACGAGCACACATTCTTGGTTAACAGAGAAAGAGCTGTAGATTACTTGAATTCTCTGGAAAAGGTGAAATTATGGTGGTTAGTCTAGTCGTAGTGTATTGTCAGTGCACGATTTCTTGATGACATGTTTCTAACGTAGATAAGGCACGGTATCTTTGGAGTAGGGCCCTCCAAAGATTTtggttaaaatgatattttctcaactttacaaataatcaataTTCGGCCATAAGGAATAGTAACAATCTTCCCCTCCACCACCAGAAGAAATAGGAAGATGGAGAGAGGGGAAGATTGTTACTAGAAGAAATAGGAAGATGGAGAGAGGGTACTTTCCTgttcaaattaattttatatacatGTTAATGAAGCGAAAAGCTTTAAGCGTGGAAAAGAATGATTGCCTTTCTCTTGTGATATTTAACTTCTTAGGTATCATTGATTTTCAGGTCTTTGTCAATGATCAATTCCTAAATTGGGATCCAGAAAACCGCATCAAAGTCAGGATAGTTTCAGCCAGGGCTTATCATTCCTTGTTCATGCATAACATGTAAGTAGATGCAATTTGTTATTTAACAGTTTACGTGCGGTTCTTGTTTGCAGTTCTATGTGCCAGTAATCCGTACCAGATAAGTTATTTTTGTTGTTGGCAAATATGAATCGTCAAATTGATAAGTGTAGTCCTTGATAATGTTACTTGGAAGAATTAAGATAGTTGCATAGGACTTGGGACTATAGAAAGGTGCCACAATAAAAATGGTATATTAGTTATTTGTACGTGTGGATAACTGGGTGGGTGACAGGTGTATCCGACCCACTCCTGAAGAGCTGGAGGATTTCGGTAATCCAGACTTCACTATTTACAATGCCGGACAGTTCCCTTGTAATCGTTATACACACTACATGACATCTTCTACTAGCATAGATTTAAACCTTCATAGAAGGGAAATGGTCATCCTCGGCACCCAGTACGCCGGGGAGATGAAGAAAGGTCTATTCAGTGTGATGCACTATCTCATGCCCATGCGTCAAATCCTCTCCCTACATTCTGGCTGCAATATGGGCAAAGATGGAGATGTTGCCCTCTTCTTTGGCTTGTCAGGTAAAGTATCACAGGATAACCATTCCGATGAGGGGCTATCCCCCGACAATCGATATGTGCCCTCTAACCTTACTCCGTCCTTTAGTTTTTCTAACATGAAATTGATGGATATGCTTTGCTTAAGAATCCATCAGCATTTATTGACTCCCAACTGGATCtttcctttttctttcccctATGGGATATACTAGGCACTGGAAAAACTACGCTGTCAACTGATCACAATCGATACTTAATTGGAGATGATGAACACTGCTGGAGTGATAACGGGGTATCAAATATTGAAGGTGGCTGCTATGCAAAGTGCATTGATCTGTCAAAAGAGAAGGAACCTGATATTTGGAATGCAATCAGATTTGGAACTGGTACTATCCCATTTCTTCATTCCTCATTCAACATTTACCGTTCAAAAAATTGGAATGATACAGCATTAAACAGCGATGGCTTGTTTAtctaaatcattttttttgtaaatgtcAGTACTGGAGAATGTGGTATTTGATGAGCATACGAGAGAAGTGGATTATAGTGACAAATCTGTGACAGGTTGGTTATTCATTGGTTTTTTTTAGGAACCTtaaattctttgatttttttatgcattCACAGAATGGTCGGTCTCTGTTATAATGTGATATTCGTCTAAACTTTTTTGCCTTCCCTCGCCGCAGAAAACACTCGGGCAGCATATCCAATTGAATATATTCCAAATGCCAAAATCCCATGTGTTGCCTCACATCCTAAGAACGTCATTCTCCTTGCATGCGATGCATTTGGCGTGCTCCCACCAGTGAGCAAGCTAAGTCTTGCACAGACTATGTACCATTTCATCAGTGGATACACTGCTCTGGTACAAAGTCCATCATCAAACTAATTCGCTCGTTATTTTTTTAGTTAGCTACGTGAAATATAAAGAGAATCAAATTTGAATGCAGGTTGCTGGGACAGAAGAGGGAGTTAAGGAGCCACAAGCGACATTCTCAGCTTGCTTCGGGGCTGCATTTATCATGTTGCATCCCACCAAATATGCAGCCATGCTTGCTTCAAAGATGCGGAAGCATGGTGCAACAGGGTGGCTTGTTAATACCGGCTGGTCCGGTGGAAGGTATTAAAACCCATACCACTGGATTCTTTTGGCCGAAATTGACCAGTATCACGATTCGAATTTCGATTAATGAATGCTATCTTCCTTTGTTTAGTTATGGTTCAGGGAGTCGTATCAAGTTAGCATACACTCGAAAAATCATCGATGCCATACACTCCGGCAGCCTTTTGAATGCAAATTACAAGAAGACAGAAGTGTTTGGGCTAGACATCCCAACTGAAATCGAGGGCGTGCCTTCGGAAATCTTGGAACCGATGAATACTGTATGTTTCCAAACATTGCCTTCATTCCTTCCTGCCTATGCATCCGTGTTAGATATAATTTTACAATTGCAATGCATTTTGTGGATGCAGTGGGCAGATAAGAAGGCTTACAAGGAAACACTGCTCAAGTTGGGTGGCCTATTCACGAACAACTTCGAAGTGTTTGTGAATCACAAGATCGGGAAAGATGGGAAACTGACTGATGAGATTCTTGCTGCTGGCCCTGTCTTATGATCTTGTCTTCAAGAAATGGGACTACATGTGTTTAATCGTCAGCTTTATAAGTTATATTCTGTGTAATTCTCTATAAGTGAACCTCTTTTTATTATATTGAAATCAGTACACTTTGTGTCCTGGGGTTTACAAGTAATTAATGAAGTGTTCCGCGACATACAATATTTTGCCTTGCGGCAAATTGATTTTAGTTTGGCGTTGAAATACTTCAATTGTCACTCTGTGTTGGGAGTTTCGGGGAATTTGTTTTTGATCTTCAATCTCGAAAGTGATATATTACAGTGAAAACTAGAGACTCAAacgattttataaatatatcactacaaaaaatatttgatggggggacaatttaattttcttggcgACCTTTCACACATGTAGTTTGACTGACATTTGTTTTCAACTCGAACTAATATCAGTCTCTGTCATagtacatatattttattttttattttttgaaataaaccATGAGTTCAGTAGACAAAGTCACATTTTACAGCACAGTGAATAAACAAAGGGATTGAGTCCCTATAATCCAGATCTAATCGAGTAACTAACGCATGTTTAACTAAACTATGTGCAATTAATTGATTAGCCTTTCTAAACACGCGTTGGATAGTTGCTCCTTCCACTTGAACCAAAAGCTTTTGAATCAAATCAGCCTCCCCAATAATTAAAAGTGCTAATCTATCCTTTAATaagatcaaatattttttcattcattCCTCAAAAAATAAAAGTCCCTTTTCTTAAAACTCCTCtataaaatacttttaaatttttatgaaatataaacattttacatgttttttaaactatttgtataaaaatatatgttgttatatgtataattgtaattttcgttatttttacaggtttggtaaaataataattaatttggcTTCAAAAATGGTATTTAGGAAGTTAACTAATTTTAGAATAATTAGAGAGAAAGGgtttatacataaaaaaaaacaattgtaaacatgatttttttatataaaatttcaatttgattaacttttaaaatttaaatttggttAATTAACATCTCTTTAAACTTTGTAATAATcactttttcttttgaaaaatccaaACCAGCCAAGAGTTGGTAAATTTCCCTCCAAACCATTAAAAGAACGCTCTGTAAATCAATGGCAGAGAATCCTCCGCAAGCTTTCAAACAGTACATCCTCAGATACACACTCGCCCACCGCGACCGTGCGAAAGCTTACACAGTCCAATTCTCCCCCGACGGCCTCCTTATAGCCGTCGGTTCCGACCCTATTGTTCGCACCTACATCATCTTCCATCAAAGACCCACCCTCCACAGAGTATTCAGAGGCCACGCAGGTCGTGTCACTGACCTTTCCTTCTCCTCCGACTGTCGCTTCCTTGCCACCTCCTCCTACGATACGACCGTCCGCCTCTGGGACGTCTCCAGGGGGTCCCTCGTCAGAACATTGACCGGCCATAACGATATTGTATCCTGCGTGAAGTTTAATCGGGAATCCGACATGATCGCCTCCGGATCCTTTGACGAGACCGTCCGAATTTGGGATGTGGACACTGGAGCATGCAAGAAGGTTATTCCCGTATTCGCGGGTCACGTAACCGGCGTCGATTTCTATCCGGATGCATCGATGATCGTTGCATGTAGCCTAAGCGGGCTCTGTAGGATTTGGGATACGGCTACTGGCAAAAGGATGATCACGGTCAAGGAAGCGGACATTCCGCCTGTTGGTTCTGTCATGTTTTCTTCCGACGGGAAGTTTGTTCTCATCGGAAATATGGACAACACAGCAGTGAGTTTCTTTTCGAacaaattaaatcatgactAGCTAGATTCGAGCTACTATATATATACTAACTTAATCTTATCCTACGaatttgataattaatttaaagaatTGGATCAGCAAGAATTTGAATCGTATTGTGTATAAAGTTAATGGATTTTCTGTCCATTCTTTAGAcaattttgacatttccatCTTCAAGATTGAGAGATCTGAAAACAATCCACATGACGACTCctctttgtttttattttttcgtgTTAGTTAAAATCATAATCCTCCCAAACAAACACTTTACTTTTTGGATCAATGATGTGTATCTTTGAAACTCTCGTGAAATTTTCTCTATCAATCAGAAAGAAATTAATTTTCTGTTGACAAGTTCTATCCTCTTTTCAACTGATCTGTTACTTTACGTCATGTAAACTTTTTTAATAGAATTAAAGCTATTtgattgtttatatatatatttgtaattaaAAAGGGTGCTTGAATACCGAAACCCTTTTTAATGACACTTTTTCTAACATTTAGAAAATATATCTTCATCTTATATATAGTTTCTAAAAAAGTAGTAGTCATGAAATACTTTGATGGATCATCGTCTCACCTAATATTTCATGAATAACTTTCTTTTTGCAGATGATTTGGAGTATGGTTCGGGGCATGTTTTATACCCTACAAGTCGGACATAAGAACACGACTGGTTTGTCGACGTTTTTAGGAGCAGATGAGAGGTACGTGGTGATCGGGTCCGAAGATAATTGCTTGTGCATTTGGGAGGTCATGTCTGGGGTACTGGTTCAAAAAATTGAAGCCCATACGGCACCTGTGCTATCTGTATCATGCCACCCGACTCGGAATACGATCGCAACCGCGTCTTTTGAAGACACCAACACCATCAAGATTTGGACGCAAGATTATTCTTTTgtttctgataaaaaaaaatcatcaaaaatctAATCTAATACAGTGAAAACTTGAGACTTGAATGACTCCACTAAAAATCATTTgccatttaattttcttggtggACGGTCTTCCCCACGTGTAGTTTGACTGAATTTTGGATACATTTGTTTTAGACTCCAATCATTAATCTctgtcataataataatacaaatctaTAATCAAAGTTTCAGATATATACGTACTTGATGAGCGATGCACACTGATCAATTGccaaaccttttttttttagatgCAGTGCATATCATGCAATATATTCTAGCTAATTGtcttatttttggaaatttgaCTTTTATGTTCaaatagtattttaaattttttaaaaaatcattttagtcCTTTGTTTGTAGTTTTCGTCATTTTTCCACGAAAACTTATATGTGACACTAGAGATGTTGGTATCATATTAGTGTCACATCACCGTtatgcaaaaaaatattaaatcacaaaaaatttataataataaagattcttattaagaaaaaatttaaattataaatatcataatcgcaaaaaataaatataaaatactaaaactacAATTTTCCCTTTTAAATTTGACAATCATGCTGAATTGATCAATATACCTCGGTAAAATATAGTATGGTTCTACACCA comes from Primulina huaijiensis isolate GDHJ02 chromosome 17, ASM1229523v2, whole genome shotgun sequence and encodes:
- the LOC140963319 gene encoding phosphoenolpyruvate carboxykinase (ATP) 1-like, encoding MAANGSGRVTLSKGSAGWNGLPKIHTEKRAEGICHDDSTTPVKAQTIDELHSLQRKKSAPTTPINFGAQAPFTLSEEERHKQQLQSISTSLASLTRETGPKVVKGDPARQSETPRVSHVSHPDFTPTTDVSDSSLKFTHVLYNLSPGELYEQAIKYEKGSFITSSGALATLSGAKTGRSPKDKRVVRDESTEDVLWWGKGSPNIEMDEHTFLVNRERAVDYLNSLEKVFVNDQFLNWDPENRIKVRIVSARAYHSLFMHNMCIRPTPEELEDFGNPDFTIYNAGQFPCNRYTHYMTSSTSIDLNLHRREMVILGTQYAGEMKKGLFSVMHYLMPMRQILSLHSGCNMGKDGDVALFFGLSGTGKTTLSTDHNRYLIGDDEHCWSDNGVSNIEGGCYAKCIDLSKEKEPDIWNAIRFGTVLENVVFDEHTREVDYSDKSVTENTRAAYPIEYIPNAKIPCVASHPKNVILLACDAFGVLPPVSKLSLAQTMYHFISGYTALVAGTEEGVKEPQATFSACFGAAFIMLHPTKYAAMLASKMRKHGATGWLVNTGWSGGSYGSGSRIKLAYTRKIIDAIHSGSLLNANYKKTEVFGLDIPTEIEGVPSEILEPMNTWADKKAYKETLLKLGGLFTNNFEVFVNHKIGKDGKLTDEILAAGPVL
- the LOC140962535 gene encoding uncharacterized protein, whose product is MAENPPQAFKQYILRYTLAHRDRAKAYTVQFSPDGLLIAVGSDPIVRTYIIFHQRPTLHRVFRGHAGRVTDLSFSSDCRFLATSSYDTTVRLWDVSRGSLVRTLTGHNDIVSCVKFNRESDMIASGSFDETVRIWDVDTGACKKVIPVFAGHVTGVDFYPDASMIVACSLSGLCRIWDTATGKRMITVKEADIPPVGSVMFSSDGKFVLIGNMDNTAMIWSMVRGMFYTLQVGHKNTTGLSTFLGADERYVVIGSEDNCLCIWEVMSGVLVQKIEAHTAPVLSVSCHPTRNTIATASFEDTNTIKIWTQDYSFVSDKKKSSKI